One genomic segment of Labilithrix sp. includes these proteins:
- a CDS encoding response regulator has protein sequence MPGEPKPIVSIDDDAAIRRTIARALSEAGYEVHSCPSGAAGIEKLKSVDAGLVLLDVSMPNENGFDVAQKIREGAAGEANRGIPIVFVTAESAEESYERSFDVGAHRYLVKPFEDEQLLATVTGVLHLGG, from the coding sequence ATGCCCGGAGAGCCGAAGCCGATCGTCTCGATCGATGATGACGCCGCGATTCGCCGCACGATCGCCCGCGCCTTGAGCGAGGCGGGCTACGAGGTTCATTCCTGTCCGTCGGGAGCGGCGGGGATCGAGAAGCTCAAGTCCGTCGACGCCGGCCTCGTCCTGCTCGACGTATCGATGCCGAACGAGAACGGCTTCGACGTCGCGCAGAAGATCCGCGAAGGCGCAGCGGGCGAGGCCAATCGCGGGATCCCGATCGTGTTCGTGACCGCCGAGAGCGCCGAGGAATCCTACGAGCGCAGCTTCGACGTCGGCGCCCATCGCTACCTCGTCAAGCCGTTCGAAGACGAGCAGCTCCTCGCCACCGTGACCGGCGTGCTCCACCTCGGCGGCTGA
- a CDS encoding TetR/AcrR family transcriptional regulator, protein MSRPIQRQPLTRERILRAALHVVDRDGLDALSMRRVGEELSVEAMSLYNHVENKRAMLDGVFEAVLSELPPAKRHRSWSAALRERGLALRAVLRAHPNALPLFATRAAVTPAAIADLEAVLALLHDAGFRPEDALRTLQVLLAFVVGHTIATHGTRRPDEESRPDYERFSEETFPRVREMARVLATRDLEREFEFGLDAMLAGIAGRRASVPRGAVVR, encoded by the coding sequence ATGAGCCGGCCAATCCAGCGACAACCGCTCACACGGGAGCGCATCCTGCGCGCGGCCCTCCACGTCGTCGACCGGGATGGGCTCGACGCGCTCTCGATGCGGCGCGTCGGCGAAGAGCTCTCCGTCGAGGCGATGTCTCTCTACAACCACGTCGAGAACAAGCGCGCGATGCTCGACGGCGTCTTCGAAGCGGTCCTGTCGGAGCTGCCGCCCGCGAAGCGCCACCGGTCGTGGAGCGCGGCGCTGAGGGAGCGCGGACTGGCGCTCCGCGCCGTCCTCCGCGCGCATCCGAACGCCCTTCCCCTCTTCGCGACGCGGGCCGCCGTCACGCCCGCCGCGATCGCGGACCTCGAGGCCGTGCTCGCCCTCCTCCACGACGCCGGCTTCCGCCCCGAAGACGCGCTGAGGACACTCCAGGTACTCCTCGCGTTCGTCGTCGGTCACACGATCGCGACGCACGGGACGAGGAGACCGGACGAGGAGTCACGCCCCGACTACGAGCGATTCAGCGAAGAGACGTTCCCGCGCGTCCGTGAGATGGCGCGCGTCCTCGCCACGCGCGACCTCGAGAGGGAGTTCGAGTTCGGCCTCGACGCGATGCTCGCAGGGATCGCGGGGCGACGCGCGAGCGTTCCACGTGGCGCCGTGGTGAGGTAA
- a CDS encoding YdeI/OmpD-associated family protein — protein MASVRVDPDKVFEFKDERSFDRWLGKHWNKETEVWIKIHKVRSGLASITPAEAVDVVLCWGWIDAIRKGLDDKSFLQRYTPRGKKSVWSQINVANVERLTKAGRMKPPGLAAVAAAKEDGRWAKAYRVSKTKAPDDLLAAIYAEPKAVATYEALSAQNRFALTFRTLSMKTAAGRAKKIAAFVEMLKTGKTIHPNAKPKHVTSSRGTSRWSKRRSARGGLPTSTSTARRPCPSALDA, from the coding sequence ATGGCGTCGGTCCGGGTCGATCCCGACAAGGTCTTCGAGTTCAAGGACGAGCGGAGCTTCGACCGCTGGCTCGGCAAGCACTGGAACAAGGAGACGGAGGTCTGGATCAAGATCCACAAGGTCCGCTCGGGCCTCGCCTCGATCACGCCGGCGGAGGCCGTCGACGTGGTGCTCTGCTGGGGCTGGATCGACGCCATCCGGAAGGGCCTCGACGACAAGAGCTTCCTCCAGCGCTACACGCCGCGCGGCAAGAAGAGCGTGTGGAGCCAGATCAACGTCGCCAACGTCGAGCGCCTGACGAAGGCCGGACGGATGAAGCCTCCGGGCCTCGCCGCCGTGGCCGCCGCGAAGGAGGACGGCCGCTGGGCCAAGGCCTACCGCGTCAGCAAGACGAAGGCGCCCGACGATCTGCTCGCGGCGATCTACGCCGAGCCGAAGGCCGTCGCGACGTACGAAGCGCTCTCCGCCCAGAACCGCTTCGCGCTGACCTTCCGCACCCTCAGCATGAAGACCGCCGCGGGCCGCGCGAAGAAGATCGCGGCTTTCGTCGAGATGCTGAAGACGGGCAAGACGATCCATCCCAACGCCAAGCCCAAGCACGTCACCAGTTCACGGGGCACCTCGCGCTGGTCGAAGAGGCGCTCCGCGCGCGGGGGACTTCCTACCTCTACCTCGACGGCAAGACGCCCGTGTCCGAGCGCACTCGACGCGTGA
- a CDS encoding ABC transporter permease, with product MIGWFSFHVLFVLVPFGTIEGTPWLVRIWRDTSDPTPWWLHLAAILLCAGLNLVYTLGFGWTPYFLADDDTSLVAAMRKSWRASKPYTGTIWLYNVALAPIALLTLLPIVGLFAYAFIWSGHAYGYARATGRNDLPWYTPEFASTSIRSFLRILLASLGLVAGILVFWVKALPNMRGTAFSIQDTAIRAAAIVSSVAVIVVVLALLLPYMLDRLEGRRFTSFVAARHVRSQKSGFLTVISVLSICGVALSSCALSSVVSVMGGFSQDLKRKILGNNAHIVIDTTAATPWEDYEGILAAVRKVPGVVGVTPVVHGEVMCSSASNLAGVVVTGIDTSSINDVIDLKHNIEVGKLDYLEHPDKLVRLPPNEVIGIGPGGEQYYKGSELPAIADDIDPDVRAVLVNTKPERPGIILGRELAKTLHVYVGDEITLVSPLGDLGPMGVMPRTRRFRVAAVFYSGMYEYDAMSVYTLKKDAQEYFATGDKISAIDVKVEDAENADLVRPAVVTAVNRPELRIRDWREINKNLFSALKLERFATFIILSIAIMVASFCIVCTLLLMVTEKGKEIAILKAIGASDGAILRTFMIEGMIIGGIGTVFGVATGLATCTGLKWFGLRLDPDVYYIDRLPISVNGWDFLTVAGAALTICTLSTVYPAYAASRLRPVDGLRYE from the coding sequence ATGATCGGCTGGTTCTCCTTCCACGTCCTCTTCGTGCTCGTCCCTTTCGGCACGATCGAAGGCACGCCGTGGCTCGTGCGGATCTGGCGCGACACCTCCGACCCCACCCCGTGGTGGCTCCACCTCGCCGCGATCCTCCTCTGCGCCGGGCTGAACCTCGTCTACACGCTCGGCTTCGGGTGGACGCCGTACTTCCTCGCCGACGACGACACGAGCCTCGTCGCCGCGATGCGGAAGAGCTGGCGCGCGTCGAAGCCGTACACCGGCACGATCTGGCTCTACAACGTCGCGCTCGCGCCGATCGCGCTCCTCACCCTCCTCCCGATCGTCGGGCTCTTCGCCTACGCGTTCATCTGGAGCGGCCACGCCTACGGCTACGCGCGCGCGACGGGGCGCAACGATCTCCCCTGGTACACGCCGGAGTTCGCGAGCACGTCGATCCGCTCCTTCCTCCGCATCCTCCTCGCGTCGCTCGGGCTCGTCGCCGGCATCCTCGTCTTCTGGGTGAAGGCGCTGCCGAACATGCGCGGCACCGCGTTCTCGATCCAGGACACCGCGATCCGCGCCGCCGCGATCGTCTCCTCCGTCGCCGTCATCGTCGTCGTCCTCGCGCTGCTCCTGCCGTACATGCTCGACCGCCTCGAGGGCCGGCGCTTCACGTCGTTCGTCGCGGCGCGCCACGTGCGCTCGCAGAAGAGCGGGTTCCTCACCGTCATCAGCGTGCTCTCGATCTGCGGCGTCGCGCTGTCGTCGTGCGCGCTCTCCTCCGTCGTCAGCGTCATGGGCGGCTTCAGCCAGGACCTGAAGCGCAAGATCCTCGGCAACAACGCGCACATCGTGATCGACACGACCGCCGCGACGCCGTGGGAGGACTACGAGGGCATCCTCGCCGCGGTGCGCAAGGTGCCGGGGGTCGTCGGCGTGACGCCGGTCGTCCACGGCGAGGTGATGTGCTCGTCGGCGTCGAACCTCGCCGGCGTCGTCGTGACCGGCATCGACACGAGCAGCATCAACGACGTCATCGACCTGAAGCACAACATCGAGGTCGGCAAGCTCGATTACCTCGAGCACCCCGACAAGCTCGTTCGCCTCCCACCGAACGAGGTCATCGGCATCGGCCCCGGCGGCGAGCAGTACTACAAAGGCTCCGAGCTCCCCGCCATCGCGGACGACATCGATCCCGACGTCCGCGCCGTCCTCGTGAACACGAAGCCGGAGCGCCCCGGCATCATCCTCGGGCGCGAGCTCGCGAAGACGCTGCACGTCTACGTCGGCGACGAGATCACGCTCGTCTCGCCGCTCGGCGACCTCGGCCCGATGGGCGTCATGCCGCGCACGCGGCGCTTCCGCGTCGCGGCGGTGTTCTACAGTGGGATGTACGAGTACGACGCGATGAGCGTCTACACGCTGAAGAAGGACGCGCAGGAGTACTTCGCGACCGGCGACAAGATCAGCGCGATCGACGTGAAGGTCGAGGACGCGGAGAACGCCGACCTCGTGCGGCCCGCCGTCGTCACGGCGGTGAACCGGCCCGAGCTCCGCATCCGCGACTGGCGCGAGATCAACAAGAACCTCTTCAGCGCGCTGAAGCTCGAGCGGTTCGCGACCTTCATCATCCTGTCGATCGCGATCATGGTCGCGAGCTTCTGCATCGTCTGCACGCTCCTCCTCATGGTGACGGAGAAGGGAAAGGAGATCGCCATCCTCAAGGCGATCGGGGCGAGCGACGGCGCCATCCTCCGCACCTTCATGATCGAGGGCATGATCATCGGCGGCATCGGCACCGTCTTCGGCGTCGCGACGGGCCTCGCCACCTGCACCGGCCTGAAGTGGTTCGGCCTCCGGCTCGATCCCGACGTCTATTACATCGACCGATTGCCGATCAGCGTAAACGGCTGGGACTTTCTCACCGTCGCCGGCGCCGCGCTCACGATCTGCACGCTCTCGACCGTCTATCCCGCTTACGCGGCGTCGCGCCTCCGCCCGGTCGACGGCCTCCGCTACGAGTGA
- a CDS encoding GAF domain-containing sensor histidine kinase, producing the protein MSGDDETARVAALHRLAILDTEPERAYDDAVELAASICGTPIAMMTLLDGQRQWFKAKVGVPFDETPREQSFCTHAILSDDTLVVPDARADERFKDLFVVQYPPSLRFYAGAPIKSPDGFKLGTLCVLDLESRELSKTQQDALEALRRMIERQLELRRVNMELVRLERQKRELTELVVHDLKNPIASILPNARYLARTTGLSENAKTAAQDITSSTEAMLRLVMNLLDISRAEDAALVPRCEPVVLADLLDSVRAGAAARATEQGGTLALDVADDAGTASLDADLVRRVLDNLADNALKYAPGGTVTLGARADAAGVRVTVADDGPGIPAAARAAIFEKYARVDGSPHAERSRGLGLTFCRLAVEAHGGRIWVEERTPRGAVFCMTLPRARGAVQEG; encoded by the coding sequence ATGAGCGGCGACGACGAAACCGCGCGGGTCGCGGCGCTCCACCGCCTGGCGATCCTCGACACCGAGCCCGAGCGCGCCTACGACGACGCCGTCGAGCTGGCGGCTTCGATCTGCGGGACGCCCATCGCGATGATGACGCTGCTCGACGGCCAGCGGCAGTGGTTCAAGGCGAAGGTCGGTGTCCCCTTCGACGAAACGCCACGCGAGCAGTCGTTCTGCACCCACGCCATCCTCTCCGACGACACGCTCGTCGTCCCGGACGCCCGCGCCGACGAGCGCTTCAAGGATCTCTTCGTCGTGCAGTATCCGCCGTCGCTTCGCTTCTACGCGGGCGCTCCCATCAAGTCGCCCGACGGGTTCAAGCTCGGGACGCTCTGCGTGCTCGACCTCGAGTCGCGCGAGCTGTCGAAGACGCAACAGGACGCGCTCGAGGCGCTCCGTCGCATGATCGAGCGCCAGCTCGAGCTGCGTCGCGTCAACATGGAGCTCGTGCGCCTCGAGCGGCAGAAGCGGGAGCTCACCGAGCTCGTCGTCCATGACCTGAAGAACCCCATCGCGAGCATTCTTCCGAACGCGCGTTATCTGGCCCGCACGACCGGCCTCTCCGAGAACGCGAAGACGGCGGCGCAGGACATCACCTCGTCGACGGAGGCGATGTTGCGCCTCGTGATGAACCTGCTCGACATCAGTCGCGCCGAAGACGCCGCGCTCGTGCCCAGGTGCGAGCCGGTCGTCCTCGCCGATCTGCTCGACTCGGTGCGCGCCGGCGCGGCCGCCCGCGCGACGGAGCAAGGAGGAACCCTCGCGCTCGACGTCGCGGACGACGCCGGCACCGCATCGCTCGACGCCGATCTCGTGCGCCGCGTCCTCGATAACCTCGCCGACAACGCGCTGAAGTACGCGCCGGGCGGGACGGTGACGCTCGGCGCGCGCGCCGACGCCGCCGGCGTGCGCGTCACGGTCGCGGACGACGGACCGGGGATCCCCGCGGCCGCGCGCGCGGCGATCTTCGAGAAGTACGCGCGCGTCGACGGCTCACCCCACGCCGAGCGAAGCCGCGGCCTCGGGCTCACGTTCTGCCGCCTCGCCGTCGAGGCCCACGGCGGGCGCATCTGGGTCGAGGAGAGGACGCCTCGCGGAGCGGTGTTCTGCATGACCCTCCCGCGAGCCCGTGGCGCTGTACAAGAGGGGTAA
- a CDS encoding radical SAM protein, translating into MTLRDELRRRMALPQRHRLLQGYPMAPLMQPAARGTDPLAALDLDPARPLIVGVLPHTFCNPKVRGCGFCTFPHEKFGHEPMRRTVREVAREIEAIAARAPSLRGRRVEAVYFGGGTANLTPPAELERLCRVLASTFDLADSELTLEGVPSYFLLREEALLDVLERTGVRHRRISMGIQTFDHEWLRRMGRDAFGDRAEVESVVRAAHRRGMTASADLLFNLPGAPRAHALADVRTAMELGFDQICTYNLVLRPELDTVWARDQALVRAMPSTTTAAATWLAVREFLLAGGYVQTTLTNFERADVAETSRRFVYERASFSPARRDAIGFGPGAISTFTSRDRQRATKWMNAGTSEVFVERMVELGTAVAGTFDYSALDLRLLHLTRNLARLAIDNAEYEAFFGETPLAGFAVPFEALEEAGLVRRDSRTIELTPLGMFYADAAAGLLAHHRVAEIRRAGDENQSTRHHMG; encoded by the coding sequence ATGACTCTCCGAGACGAGCTCCGTCGTCGGATGGCGCTTCCGCAGCGCCATCGCTTGCTCCAGGGCTATCCGATGGCGCCGCTGATGCAGCCGGCGGCGCGTGGGACCGATCCGCTCGCCGCCCTCGACCTCGATCCCGCGCGCCCGCTCATCGTCGGGGTCCTGCCGCACACCTTCTGCAACCCGAAGGTCCGCGGCTGTGGATTTTGCACGTTCCCGCACGAGAAGTTCGGGCACGAGCCGATGCGACGGACGGTCCGTGAGGTCGCGCGAGAGATCGAAGCGATCGCGGCGCGCGCGCCGTCGCTCCGCGGACGTCGCGTCGAGGCTGTCTACTTCGGCGGCGGGACCGCGAACCTCACACCACCGGCGGAGCTCGAGCGGCTCTGTCGCGTCCTCGCGTCGACGTTCGACCTCGCGGACAGCGAGCTGACGCTCGAGGGCGTGCCGAGCTACTTCCTGCTGCGCGAGGAGGCGTTGCTCGACGTGCTCGAACGGACCGGCGTCCGGCATCGGCGCATCAGCATGGGCATCCAGACGTTCGACCACGAATGGCTTCGGCGGATGGGGCGCGACGCGTTCGGCGATCGCGCCGAAGTCGAGAGCGTCGTGCGCGCGGCGCATCGGCGCGGGATGACGGCGTCCGCCGATCTGCTCTTCAACCTGCCGGGTGCACCTCGCGCGCACGCCCTCGCCGACGTGCGCACGGCGATGGAGCTCGGGTTCGACCAGATCTGCACCTACAACCTCGTCCTGCGACCGGAGCTCGACACGGTGTGGGCGCGCGATCAGGCGCTCGTGCGCGCGATGCCGAGCACGACGACCGCCGCCGCGACCTGGCTCGCGGTGCGCGAGTTCCTCCTCGCGGGCGGCTACGTGCAGACGACGCTCACCAACTTCGAGCGCGCCGACGTCGCCGAGACCTCGCGGCGTTTCGTCTACGAGCGAGCGAGCTTCAGCCCCGCGCGGCGCGACGCGATCGGATTCGGGCCCGGAGCGATCTCCACGTTCACGAGCCGCGATCGACAGCGCGCGACGAAGTGGATGAACGCGGGGACGAGCGAGGTGTTCGTCGAACGAATGGTCGAGCTCGGGACCGCGGTAGCCGGCACCTTCGACTATTCGGCGCTCGACCTCCGGCTGCTCCACCTGACGCGCAACCTCGCGCGACTCGCGATCGACAACGCCGAGTACGAGGCCTTCTTCGGGGAGACCCCTCTCGCCGGTTTCGCCGTGCCCTTCGAGGCGCTCGAAGAAGCGGGCCTCGTGCGGCGCGACAGCCGGACGATCGAGCTCACGCCGCTCGGGATGTTCTACGCCGACGCGGCGGCGGGGCTCCTGGCGCACCACCGCGTCGCCGAGATCCGCCGCGCCGGCGACGAGAACCAGTCGACGCGCCACCACATGGGCTGA
- a CDS encoding M20/M25/M40 family metallo-hydrolase, with amino-acid sequence MADVDVSRIALAAERAVESSFARLDRYLTFAPISSEPDAPKTVGALAEALRADLEKLGLEQARVLALPDALPCVAAEWTKAGPGAPTVLIYGHFDVQPVKNEVWTTEPHRVVRKGDRIYGRGSADDMGGWLSHLVAIEAWLAETGGLPCNLKLLLEGEEEIGSPNLERFMDAYPDAFASDAMVLTDCENPSVDIPGLSVSLRGLLEVEVTIESAKSDVHSGIWGNLVPDPAMALVTVLARLVDEDGRLRFGRRDVDAGWLERSRDVPLTPDVIRSGARLLDGVAPLPDRSLSPAAWVWRQPAVTILSTTFPAPGTEKNAIRKSASAKLSFRIAPGQTSDELFDLVMKELTRDVPAGLAVTLAKQPGSASSWDYVAAGPAFEAADRAYEKAWGRAPLRVGLGGSIPFVALFGRRFATLPLVLNGVIDPDTGAHGPNESMHVGVYTKTVKANVHLYAELARALTK; translated from the coding sequence ATGGCCGACGTCGACGTCTCCCGCATCGCGCTCGCCGCCGAGCGCGCGGTCGAAAGCTCCTTTGCCCGCCTCGATCGCTACCTCACCTTCGCTCCCATCTCGAGCGAGCCCGACGCCCCGAAGACGGTCGGGGCCCTCGCCGAAGCGCTCCGCGCGGACCTCGAGAAGCTCGGCCTCGAGCAGGCGCGCGTCCTCGCTCTTCCCGACGCGCTGCCTTGCGTCGCCGCGGAGTGGACGAAGGCAGGGCCGGGCGCGCCCACCGTCCTCATTTATGGCCACTTCGACGTGCAGCCAGTGAAGAACGAGGTCTGGACGACGGAGCCCCATCGCGTCGTCCGCAAGGGCGATCGCATCTACGGACGCGGCTCCGCCGACGACATGGGCGGTTGGCTGAGCCACCTCGTCGCGATCGAGGCGTGGCTCGCGGAGACGGGCGGGCTCCCGTGCAACCTGAAGCTCCTCCTCGAAGGAGAGGAGGAGATCGGCAGTCCGAACCTCGAGCGCTTCATGGACGCCTATCCCGACGCCTTCGCCTCCGACGCGATGGTCCTCACCGACTGCGAGAACCCGAGCGTCGACATCCCGGGGCTCTCCGTCAGCCTCCGCGGCCTCCTCGAAGTCGAGGTCACGATCGAGAGCGCGAAGAGCGACGTCCACTCCGGCATCTGGGGCAACCTCGTCCCCGATCCGGCGATGGCGCTCGTCACCGTCCTCGCGCGTCTCGTCGACGAGGACGGACGCCTCCGCTTCGGCCGTCGCGACGTCGACGCCGGCTGGCTCGAGCGCTCGCGCGACGTGCCGCTCACGCCCGACGTGATCCGCTCCGGCGCGCGCCTGCTCGACGGCGTCGCGCCGCTCCCCGATCGCTCCCTCTCCCCGGCGGCCTGGGTGTGGCGCCAGCCGGCGGTGACGATCCTGTCCACCACCTTCCCCGCGCCCGGCACGGAGAAGAACGCGATCCGCAAGTCCGCCTCCGCGAAGCTCAGCTTCCGCATCGCGCCGGGCCAGACGTCGGACGAGCTGTTCGACCTCGTCATGAAGGAGCTGACGCGCGACGTGCCGGCGGGCCTCGCGGTCACGCTCGCGAAGCAGCCCGGCTCCGCGTCGTCGTGGGACTACGTCGCGGCCGGCCCCGCCTTCGAGGCCGCCGATCGCGCGTACGAGAAGGCGTGGGGGCGCGCGCCGCTGCGGGTCGGCCTCGGCGGCTCGATCCCGTTCGTCGCGCTCTTCGGCCGCCGCTTCGCGACCTTGCCGCTCGTCCTCAACGGCGTCATCGACCCCGACACCGGCGCGCACGGCCCGAACGAGTCGATGCACGTCGGCGTGTACACGAAGACCGTCAAGGCGAACGTGCACCTCTACGCCGAGCTCGCCCGCGCCCTCACGAAGTGA
- a CDS encoding SWF/SNF helicase family protein has product MVEEALRARGTSYLYLDGKTPVSERTRRVKAFQDGDGDLFLISLKAGGTGLNLTAADTVIHLDPWWNPAVEDQASDRAHRIGQRRPVTVIRLIARGTIEEAVVALHADKRKLAESILEGSAASGKLSIAELGALIREGSAQS; this is encoded by the coding sequence CTGGTCGAAGAGGCGCTCCGCGCGCGGGGGACTTCCTACCTCTACCTCGACGGCAAGACGCCCGTGTCCGAGCGCACTCGACGCGTGAAGGCATTTCAGGACGGAGACGGAGACCTATTCCTCATTTCTCTCAAGGCCGGAGGCACCGGTCTCAACCTCACCGCGGCGGACACGGTCATTCACCTCGACCCGTGGTGGAACCCGGCGGTGGAGGATCAGGCCAGCGACCGCGCGCACCGCATCGGTCAGCGGCGCCCCGTCACGGTGATCCGTCTCATCGCGCGGGGGACGATCGAGGAGGCCGTCGTCGCGCTCCACGCCGACAAACGCAAGCTCGCCGAGTCGATCCTCGAGGGCTCCGCCGCGAGCGGGAAGCTCTCCATCGCCGAGCTCGGCGCGCTGATCCGGGAGGGGTCCGCGCAGTCGTGA
- a CDS encoding lysine--tRNA ligase yields MSEPTKPEGSSAEESLVAARRAKAQKLKDRKENPFANDVVPRRGGVTIDVGALRDKAAAARGADGKYTEEGVKSATAGAVFHVRGRIIAFRSTGGLSFLRLRDRTGEIQLLVSEAALGAEYTRLEEMDLGDIVESEGTLTASKRGELSIEPLRVRILTKALRPPPEKWHGLQDVETRYRQRYVDLVANPHVADVFKARSHIVRATRKVFDEMGFLEVETPTLHTIIGGAVARPFHTHHNALDMNLFMRIAPELYLKRLLVGGLERVYEIGRCYRNEGISTRHNPEFTMLEYYWAYATYDTLMDFTETMLRAIDAELAKAMPEAQPKWKAERPFTFDEPFARVPMNVAVANAAKATGIAAWADKDGGALVKALVELGDFGGSMKEWSKSSPRAKAIDWGNLRKGWMKCENDGERLFALYEYLSEPFLTEDYKAEDGKRSRPVFVIDYPFETSPLARRNDASPHLVDRFELFVHGRELCNAFSELNDPDDQAERFREQVRKKAAGAEETMDYDEDYIRALEQGMPPAAGFGMGIDRLVMMLTNAPSIRDVILFPLLRKED; encoded by the coding sequence ATGTCCGAACCGACGAAGCCGGAAGGCTCCTCCGCCGAGGAGTCCCTCGTCGCGGCCCGCCGCGCGAAGGCGCAGAAGCTCAAGGACCGCAAGGAGAACCCCTTCGCCAACGACGTCGTCCCGCGAAGGGGCGGCGTCACGATCGACGTCGGCGCGCTCCGCGACAAGGCCGCCGCCGCGCGCGGCGCCGACGGCAAGTACACGGAGGAGGGCGTGAAGTCCGCGACCGCGGGCGCCGTCTTCCACGTCCGCGGCCGCATCATCGCCTTTCGCTCGACCGGCGGCCTCTCGTTCCTCCGCCTCCGCGACCGCACCGGCGAGATCCAGCTCCTCGTGAGCGAGGCCGCACTTGGTGCAGAATACACGCGCCTCGAAGAGATGGACCTCGGCGACATCGTCGAGTCCGAGGGCACGCTCACCGCGAGCAAGCGCGGCGAGCTCTCGATCGAGCCGCTCCGCGTCCGCATCCTCACGAAGGCGCTGCGGCCGCCGCCCGAGAAGTGGCACGGCCTCCAGGACGTCGAGACGCGCTACCGCCAGCGCTACGTCGACCTCGTCGCCAACCCGCACGTCGCCGACGTGTTCAAGGCGCGGAGCCACATCGTGCGCGCCACGCGGAAGGTCTTCGACGAGATGGGGTTCCTCGAGGTCGAGACGCCGACCCTGCACACCATCATCGGCGGCGCCGTCGCGCGGCCGTTCCACACGCACCACAACGCGCTCGACATGAACCTGTTCATGCGGATCGCGCCGGAGCTGTACTTGAAGCGCCTCCTCGTCGGCGGGCTCGAGCGCGTCTACGAGATCGGGCGCTGCTACCGCAACGAGGGCATCTCCACTCGGCACAACCCCGAGTTCACGATGCTCGAGTACTACTGGGCCTACGCGACCTACGACACGCTGATGGACTTCACCGAGACGATGCTCCGCGCGATCGACGCCGAGCTCGCGAAGGCGATGCCGGAGGCGCAGCCGAAGTGGAAGGCGGAGCGGCCGTTCACGTTCGACGAGCCGTTCGCGCGCGTCCCGATGAACGTCGCCGTCGCGAACGCGGCGAAGGCGACCGGCATCGCGGCGTGGGCGGACAAGGACGGCGGCGCCCTCGTGAAGGCGCTCGTGGAGCTCGGCGACTTCGGCGGCTCGATGAAGGAGTGGTCGAAGTCCTCGCCCCGCGCGAAGGCGATCGACTGGGGGAACCTCCGCAAGGGCTGGATGAAGTGCGAGAACGACGGCGAGCGCCTCTTCGCGCTCTACGAGTACCTCTCCGAGCCGTTCCTGACCGAGGACTACAAAGCGGAGGACGGCAAGCGCTCGCGCCCCGTCTTCGTCATCGACTACCCCTTCGAGACGTCTCCGCTCGCGCGCAGGAATGACGCGAGCCCGCATCTGGTTGACCGATTCGAGCTGTTCGTACATGGCCGCGAGCTGTGCAACGCCTTCAGCGAGCTGAACGATCCCGACGATCAGGCCGAGCGCTTCCGCGAGCAGGTGCGGAAGAAGGCGGCCGGAGCGGAAGAGACGATGGACTACGACGAGGACTACATCCGCGCGCTCGAGCAAGGCATGCCGCCCGCGGCCGGCTTCGGGATGGGCATCGACCGCCTCGTCATGATGCTGACGAACGCGCCGTCGATCCGCGACGTCATCCTCTTCCCGCTCCTGCGGAAGGAAGACTGA